A region of the Halanaerobiaceae bacterium ANBcell28 genome:
TTTGATTATCAAAGATCCTTCTGTAACATTTATTGTTACATTTCCACCAAATCTTCCATTAGCACCACTACCAGCAGCTCCGCCCTTTCCTCCGTCTCCTGCTTTTGGCGGCGACCATTCATTGTATCCCGCGTTACCACCTTTACCTCCTTTTTTACCATCTCCTCCATCTCCTCCATTCCCACCTCTACTTATGATTCGTCCTGTTGAGTAAATTAACAATTTATTTGTTACATCTATAGTTATATGACCACCTCTGCCACCTGAGGTACCACTGCTTCCATCATCTCCTTTAGAACCATTTGTACCGTTAATACCATCGTTATTAGGTGCATCTTTACCAGCTTCTCCTACATTAGCTCCGTCTTTACCATTTTCACCACCTGCACCTCTAGAAATTATGGAACCTGCTAAATACATTTCATTAGCTTTAATTGTAAAATTTTTGCCATCACCATTTACCAAACCTCTAATTTGACCACCCGATTCTATAGTTAATTTTCCTTTAACATCGATAGTTATATCATCCCTTATAACCAATTCCCCTCCTCGTTTAATTGTCAAATTATCATATGTAGTATTACTGCTCACATTTTCACGCCTTGTAACGATTTTCGCACTCACAACCTGACCAATAAGCATCAATAAAAGCAAAATAAAAATAGTAAGAAAAAACTTTTTCTTCACCTTAATCACTCCTTAATAGTAGAATCTTGCACTTTGTTCTATTTTGTCGAAATTTGTATAAAATATATCCAACACTTCAATTTTCTACTAATTACTTCGTGATTCACAAAAAAACTCCTTCTTTTTCTATGTATTTTACAAAAAAAGAAGGAGTTTTGTCACTTATTTACTTAAATTGTTATTAAATGTTGTAATGCAGGCAAAAAAAATAAGCCAGCATTACACCAGCTTAATTTCCGCTAATTTCTTCTTTATATTTTCTCAAAAGATAAATATACTTACTCTCTGCCGCCCTTAACAAAAAAGAAGCATGATCCACCAACTCTGGCTCTGTCACGTTATCAAAATACTCTAAAGCATCCTTCCATTCCTTTTGAGCAATACCCAAATACTCTTCTAAACTACTTTCTTGCTTTTCTACTTCTGCTTTTTCATTCACAAAATCATGCCAAGACTCTCTAATTCTCTCCATCAATGCGTAAAATTGATTCTTTATACTAGCAATCTCCACAGCATCTCACTCCTTATATACTTTTTATATCCACTCCTTATTGAATCAACATCAACCTAACACCAGCCACCAATAATAATAATCCAAACAACTTGTACCAACTGAAAGGAATCCTCTCTAAACCAAATGCCCCAAAATGATCTATTATACAAGCAGTAGAAACCTGAGTGGCAACAATCAACGTAGTAGCTACAGCTACACCCAAATTAGGTATGCTAACAATAACTGTATAAGTAATAACAACAGCTAAAACACCACCAAGATACAAATACCACGGTGCCTCTCTCCACTTAGAAATATCTCCCCTATTAATATTCAAGAGCAAAATTATAATGATTATAATTGCTGCAAGAAAATGTACAATAAACGAAGCCTCAAAAATACCTATTTTTTTCCCTAAAACCGAGTTCAGCGAACCCTGCAAGGCCATAGTTAAACCTGCGATAGCAGCTAAAATCAAGTATAACAATGAATGTCCAAACAAATCATCATCTCCCTATACTTTTACAATAAGTATTTTATAAATCATAAATATTTTCTTTAAAAAGACGTACTTATACTAAAAATACATCCCCATTCAAAATTAATTTATTTTTATTTGAACTACAGTAATTTTATCTGAACTACACTATCTATTCTTAGCATATATCTCCCTCTTTATACTTAAACAAAAAAGATTATCTTGTGAAAGAAAAATTTCTTAAGCGCCCTCTTTCAAAGTAAACGCAAAAAAGCCGGGTAACTCCTTTAGAGTTCCCAGCTTCAATATTTAAATACTATACCAAATTCTATATAATCCTCTATTGGTAAAATGGAAAAAGAAAATTCCCAAAAATTAAAGTATATTATTAAAATATGAGTTAATACTGTCTATTACTTTCCCCTGCTTTAATTATTGCATATTTAGTAGTCAATGGCCCTACTACCTCGGTAAAAGCTGCTGTAAGTAGTAAAATATTAAAAATTAACAAGCCAGCATCAGGAGCTACCACTAACTCTCTCTGAACTATAAAAGCCAGAGCAATAGCTACACCACTGTGAGAAAACAAACCTAAACCAACATATTTCTTCACTTTATCTGGAGCCTTGGCCAGAGAAGCACCTAAATAAGCACCAGCATATTTACCTGCAAGTCTACTTATAAAGAAAACAATTGCTAAAACCATAAAACTCAAAGAAGCTATCCTGGAAAAATTTATTTCTGTACCAGCCAGAATAAAAAACATAGCATAGAGAGGTATAGTCATTGTATCTAGATAATCAGCAATACCTGGATTCCTACGAGCGAAATTTCTATAAGCAAAACCTACAGCCATATTTGTAATTAAGGGTGACAAATGTAAAAACAATGACAATGCCACTCCACCAACAATTGTAGACACAATTAATAAGACCTTCTTAACCTTATCATCTACCCTAAGCATTACTTTTTGAGATAAATAACCTATCAAAATACCCAATGCCAGGGAACCAAAAATCTCAATGGCTGGAATTAAGAATATCTCACTTATTTGAAAAGTGCCAGCATCAGCAGCCTGCATTAAAGCAATAGGCCTTGCTAAACTAAAAATAAGTAAAGCTACAGCATCACCTATAGCTACTACAGCCATTATCATAGATGAAAGCAAACCTTCTGCACCGTATTCTTGAAAAACCATAACTGTAGCAGCTGGATTGGTTGCAGTTGCAATTGCTCCTAATATCAAACCCATATAAAGTGGATACCCAAGTGCAATTACACCCAATGCTACAAGAACAAAAGAAACCACAGCCTGTAAGATCGTAATATATACCATACTCTTACCTAGCTGTTTTAATGTCCGAATAGACAACTCACTACCAATAGTAAAAGCAATAAATCCCAACGCCAAATGGGATATAAAGCCTAAATTTTCAACAGTAAAAGCATACCATTCTTTAAACTCTGTACTCAAAAAAGGAATCCTACGTAACAAATCTACACTTAAAAAAATACCCAAAAAAACGTAAGCAATAACAAATGGAATTCTATATCTCTTGGTTATAAAAACACCGAGCATCGCCATTATGATAAAAAAAGCAAGTACATAGATGATTTTATCCCCTGTATGGTGATATAATAACCATTCTTTCACTTCATCCATCTGATTAAAGAAATTATTCATATTTGCACCCCATTACTATACTTTATTATTATGGATAATTATTTAATGATTCATGATAAAATTATAATGTTAAAAAATAACAATTTTACTAATGAATCATTACTTATACTAAAGAGCTTATACTAAAGAAGCCAAATAAAGGGCTAAAACAATATTAATTATTATGTATTTTTATATATTATGTACTGTAAATTGTATGCTGTGAATTTCGTCCTCAAAACTTATCCTAATTCCTAATAATTCTATATTATGTATAATTCTATATAAAAAAATAAAATCCTTTATTATGAAAAATAAAGGATTAAAATTTATTAAGTATCCTGTTTATTAGCAACCTTTAAGAGATAATATAGAAGATCCGCTCTGGAAATATGTCCCCTCAAATTACCCTTATCATTAATTACAAAAAGAACAGACTCCTTATTATCTAACATCACATCAGCAACCTTATACATTTTATCATTCTCTCTCACAGCTGATGATCTTGTAGACATATATTCTTTTACCTGTCTTCCTTTGATTTCAAGCAAATTATCAGCAGCTTGATTTATTTCATATAACAGGCGGTTTGTATCCAAAAATCCATATTTTTCAGGTAATATATTCTTCAATATATTTTCACTATAAATAGTCCCTAAAAATTTATTTTCGTGATTAACAACAGCCAACACAGAAAAATCAGCCTGGTACATTATTCTGATAGCCTCACTTAATTGATCATCTTCAGTAACAGACACTAATGTTCTTACCATATAATCCTTAACAATAGCCATCAGTTATACCTCCAATTCCTTAACAACAATCCTATGCAAGTTTTTTTCCACTTGCTCTCTATCTTTAATAAATATACTTTTCTCTTCAGCCACAGCCAATGCTGCTGCTGCACCATATTTATTAGCCTCAAGAAAATTAAAACCATTCCTAATTACATAATCACAATAGCCAGCATTATAAGCATCACCAGTCCCTAACCAATTAGTAAGACAAAAATCAATAGGATCTAGAGAAAATACCTTTCCATCTGTACATAATAGTCTTGAACAATGATAAGGAACAGTCACATGTTGTGCCCCTTCTTCAATTAAGTTCTTACAAACAGAAGTATAATCCTCAAAATCAACAACTTCTCTATCTAAAATTTGTCTAGTATGCTTAAAATAAGGAGTAACCACTTTTGGCTTAGCTTTTAAAGCTAAATTCAATACTTCCCCACTAGCCTGTAAATAAACCTCTTTATTTTTTTCATTACAAATATTTATCATACGTAAATAAATATCAAAATCTACACCTTCAGGCACTGACCCGGCAATAATAACTATCTCACTATCAACTATAGCTCTCTTAAATCTCTTCATTAAATCTTCTACGTCTCTTTTACTAACCTTATAAGTATAATCATTATAATGAGTATATGTAACTGGATCTTTTGCAATAATAAAAACATTATTTCTTATTTCATTACTTGTATATATGTAATTACTTGTAACTTTATAATCCTGTACCATTTTTTCAAAAAACAAACCCTGTTTACCACCTACAAAACCTATATTCTGCACATCGGGATGACCTAATTGTTTCAAATTAATCGCAGTTAATAAGCCTTTTCCACCAGGATATACTTTTATATCTCCATCACCATAAAGATATTTATGCTCCTTTGGTACATGTTCTTTTACAAAGTATTCTCTATCTATAGCAGGATTTAAAGTAACAGTAGTTATCATGCTCTTCCCCCTTAGACTTTGATAATCTTCTTACTTTAAAATCTTCATTAAGAATCTTCTTTAAGTCTTATCTTTTCTTTAAGTATTATTATAGCTCTCTTCTTCCCTCTAAAGCTTTAGAGAGGGTAACTTCATCAACATATTCCAAATCTCCTCCTACTGGTAGACCATGGGCTATCCTGGTCACCTTAACACCAAGAGGTTTTAATAGCTTAGCTAAATACATGGCAGTAACATCACCCTCAGCATTTGGATCAGTAGCTACAATAACTTCTTCAATCCCCTCTTGTAATCTTGGTATTAGATTTTTTATTTTTATATTCTCAGGTCCAATACCATCCATAGGAGAAATTGATCCATGTAAAACATGATACAAACCATGGAATTCACCAGTTCTCTCCATAGCTATTAAATCTTTCGGACTTTCCACAACACAAATAAGGCTTTGCTCCCTTTCAGTAGAGGAACAAAAATTACATGTTTCATTTTCAGTTAAATTATTACAAACAGAACAATATTTAATTTTATCTTTTGCCTCTATTAAAGACTTTGATAAATTATTCACATCTCCTGGGT
Encoded here:
- a CDS encoding DUF2508 family protein, which gives rise to MEIASIKNQFYALMERIRESWHDFVNEKAEVEKQESSLEEYLGIAQKEWKDALEYFDNVTEPELVDHASFLLRAAESKYIYLLRKYKEEISGN
- a CDS encoding DMT family transporter, with the protein product MFGHSLLYLILAAIAGLTMALQGSLNSVLGKKIGIFEASFIVHFLAAIIIIIILLLNINRGDISKWREAPWYLYLGGVLAVVITYTVIVSIPNLGVAVATTLIVATQVSTACIIDHFGAFGLERIPFSWYKLFGLLLLVAGVRLMLIQ
- a CDS encoding cation:proton antiporter, encoding MNNFFNQMDEVKEWLLYHHTGDKIIYVLAFFIIMAMLGVFITKRYRIPFVIAYVFLGIFLSVDLLRRIPFLSTEFKEWYAFTVENLGFISHLALGFIAFTIGSELSIRTLKQLGKSMVYITILQAVVSFVLVALGVIALGYPLYMGLILGAIATATNPAATVMVFQEYGAEGLLSSMIMAVVAIGDAVALLIFSLARPIALMQAADAGTFQISEIFLIPAIEIFGSLALGILIGYLSQKVMLRVDDKVKKVLLIVSTIVGGVALSLFLHLSPLITNMAVGFAYRNFARRNPGIADYLDTMTIPLYAMFFILAGTEINFSRIASLSFMVLAIVFFISRLAGKYAGAYLGASLAKAPDKVKKYVGLGLFSHSGVAIALAFIVQRELVVAPDAGLLIFNILLLTAAFTEVVGPLTTKYAIIKAGESNRQY
- a CDS encoding CBS domain-containing protein, whose translation is MAIVKDYMVRTLVSVTEDDQLSEAIRIMYQADFSVLAVVNHENKFLGTIYSENILKNILPEKYGFLDTNRLLYEINQAADNLLEIKGRQVKEYMSTRSSAVRENDKMYKVADVMLDNKESVLFVINDKGNLRGHISRADLLYYLLKVANKQDT
- a CDS encoding PfkB family carbohydrate kinase, which translates into the protein MITTVTLNPAIDREYFVKEHVPKEHKYLYGDGDIKVYPGGKGLLTAINLKQLGHPDVQNIGFVGGKQGLFFEKMVQDYKVTSNYIYTSNEIRNNVFIIAKDPVTYTHYNDYTYKVSKRDVEDLMKRFKRAIVDSEIVIIAGSVPEGVDFDIYLRMINICNEKNKEVYLQASGEVLNLALKAKPKVVTPYFKHTRQILDREVVDFEDYTSVCKNLIEEGAQHVTVPYHCSRLLCTDGKVFSLDPIDFCLTNWLGTGDAYNAGYCDYVIRNGFNFLEANKYGAAAALAVAEEKSIFIKDREQVEKNLHRIVVKELEV
- the recR gene encoding recombination mediator RecR, with the protein product MRYYPQPMGKLIGELGKLPGIGPKTAQRLAFHILAMNPGDVNNLSKSLIEAKDKIKYCSVCNNLTENETCNFCSSTEREQSLICVVESPKDLIAMERTGEFHGLYHVLHGSISPMDGIGPENIKIKNLIPRLQEGIEEVIVATDPNAEGDVTAMYLAKLLKPLGVKVTRIAHGLPVGGDLEYVDEVTLSKALEGRREL